The following coding sequences are from one Rathayibacter sp. SW19 window:
- a CDS encoding SDR family NAD(P)-dependent oxidoreductase yields the protein MVGTAGTVIVTGAASGMGLATARVFLRNGWRVVGLDIVQTVVGDIEPSMFLAGVADVRSRQDVTRVIDQLLPPGEHIDAVANVAGVYPPTTLDSYDEDTYRRIFDINVLGILNVTAAARPRMLDGSAIVNFASVDAFTVSPGQLLYGASKAAVVMLTKSLALELAPAGIRVNGIAPGWVATPGNAATERMAAAAAGIPLGRVAQPEEIAEWVLTLSSRSKVAFMTGETIVLAGGDVMR from the coding sequence ATGGTGGGAACTGCAGGCACAGTCATCGTGACAGGAGCTGCGTCGGGAATGGGGTTGGCCACAGCTCGCGTTTTTCTGCGCAACGGATGGCGCGTGGTCGGTCTCGACATCGTCCAGACCGTGGTCGGCGACATTGAACCCAGCATGTTCCTCGCCGGTGTGGCCGACGTTCGGTCTCGCCAAGACGTGACCCGCGTCATCGACCAGCTGCTGCCGCCGGGCGAACACATCGACGCCGTTGCGAATGTTGCCGGTGTCTACCCGCCGACAACGCTTGACAGCTATGACGAGGACACATACCGGCGAATCTTCGACATCAATGTGCTTGGCATCCTTAATGTGACCGCGGCCGCGCGGCCTCGAATGCTTGACGGCTCGGCCATCGTCAATTTCGCATCGGTGGATGCTTTCACCGTCTCTCCAGGGCAGCTCCTGTACGGGGCGTCCAAGGCCGCGGTCGTCATGCTCACCAAATCGCTGGCGCTGGAATTGGCTCCAGCAGGCATCCGCGTGAACGGTATTGCACCCGGTTGGGTTGCCACGCCCGGTAACGCCGCAACCGAGCGGATGGCCGCCGCAGCCGCGGGCATCCCGTTGGGTCGCGTCGCGCAGCCGGAGGAAATCGCAGAATGGGTCTTGACGTTGTCGTCCCGGTCCAAAGTCGCATTCATGACCGGTGAGACGATCGTGCTCGCCGGAGGGGACGTGATGCGATGA